A genome region from Verrucomicrobiia bacterium includes the following:
- a CDS encoding acyltransferase, whose product MSEQLLQRIAPDVKLGQRVKIYSFTNLYGCEIGDDVKIGTFVEIQKGARVGNRCKISSHTFICEGVTLEDEVFVGHGVIFINDRHPRATNAEGLLQSEADWQCVPTMVKRGASIGSGATILCGVTIGEGATVGAGSVVTRDVPEGAVVAGNPARVLRLAAV is encoded by the coding sequence ATGAGCGAGCAACTGTTACAACGCATTGCCCCCGATGTGAAATTGGGGCAGCGGGTGAAGATATACTCGTTCACCAATCTCTATGGGTGCGAGATTGGGGACGACGTGAAGATCGGCACGTTCGTCGAAATTCAAAAGGGGGCACGAGTGGGTAATCGCTGCAAGATTTCCAGCCATACCTTCATTTGCGAAGGTGTAACTCTGGAGGACGAGGTCTTTGTCGGGCACGGCGTCATCTTCATTAATGACCGCCATCCGCGGGCCACCAATGCCGAAGGGCTCTTGCAGAGCGAAGCCGATTGGCAATGTGTGCCTACCATGGTCAAGCGGGGGGCCTCGATTGGGTCTGGGGCGACCATCCTCTGTGGTGTTACTATTGGCGAGGGCGCTACTGTGGGCGCCGGCAGCGTTGTGACCCGGGATGTCCCGGAAGGCGCGGTCGTCGCTGGCAACCCCGCCCGTGTCCTTCGTCTTGCTGCCGTGTGA
- a CDS encoding DegT/DnrJ/EryC1/StrS family aminotransferase, giving the protein MDLQVPFVDLRLQNEALMPELLDAFREVTESSAFAGGPYVARFEAEFSAYCRARYALGVGSGTDALWLSLQALGVGPGDEVITVPNSFMATAEAISLCGARPVFVDIDEQTCTMDAAQLEAAITLRTQAIVPVHLFGQMADMDAILKIARRHGTPVVEDACQAHGAEYRGRRAGSLGVAGCFSFYPGKNLGAFGEAGAVTTDEPELWSKIRMLRDHGQATKHIHSAIGWNARMDGIQAAVLSLKLRLLDAANQARRTHARFYDELLVDEPRVGRLSTASHNLHVYHIYAVRVGHRDRVLEKMVARGIHCSIHYPVPIHLQRAYAFLGLRPGSYPVAEQLAQELLSLPMYPELRPEQIELVVNTLKECLSD; this is encoded by the coding sequence GTGGACCTCCAAGTCCCATTCGTGGACCTGCGGCTTCAAAACGAAGCGCTGATGCCGGAGTTGCTCGATGCGTTCCGTGAGGTAACAGAGTCCAGCGCCTTTGCCGGCGGACCCTATGTGGCCCGGTTCGAGGCGGAATTTTCCGCATATTGCCGCGCGCGTTATGCCTTAGGGGTGGGCAGTGGGACCGATGCGCTGTGGTTGAGTCTTCAAGCCCTGGGGGTGGGCCCCGGCGACGAAGTGATCACCGTTCCCAACAGCTTCATGGCCACCGCTGAAGCCATCAGTTTGTGCGGGGCGCGCCCGGTCTTTGTGGATATTGACGAGCAGACCTGCACGATGGATGCGGCGCAGCTTGAGGCGGCCATCACCTTGCGAACCCAGGCCATCGTCCCGGTGCATCTGTTCGGTCAGATGGCCGACATGGATGCGATTCTCAAGATCGCGCGCCGCCACGGCACACCTGTCGTCGAGGACGCTTGCCAGGCGCATGGGGCCGAGTACCGAGGGCGTCGAGCGGGCAGTCTGGGGGTGGCGGGTTGCTTCAGCTTTTACCCGGGAAAGAACCTGGGTGCATTTGGCGAGGCAGGAGCAGTGACAACGGACGAACCCGAGCTTTGGTCTAAAATCCGCATGTTGAGGGACCATGGGCAAGCCACTAAACACATCCACTCGGCCATCGGCTGGAACGCCCGGATGGATGGCATTCAGGCCGCCGTTCTCAGCCTGAAATTGCGCTTATTGGATGCCGCCAACCAGGCCCGGCGCACTCACGCCCGCTTTTACGACGAACTCCTCGTCGATGAACCAAGAGTGGGCCGCCTCTCAACCGCTTCCCACAATCTTCATGTCTATCACATCTACGCCGTGCGCGTGGGCCATCGGGACCGCGTCCTGGAAAAGATGGTCGCCCGTGGCATCCATTGCTCCATCCATTATCCAGTCCCGATTCACCTGCAGAGGGCCTACGCGTTTTTGGGGTTGCGCCCGGGCTCTTATCCGGTTGCCGAACAATTGGCGCAGGAGCTTCTCTCGTTACCGATGTACCCGGAGTTGCGCCCCGAGCAGATCGAATTAGTCGTCAATACCTTGAAGGAGTGCCTGAGTGACTGA
- a CDS encoding long-chain fatty acid--CoA ligase — translation MNLAAAFANAVQKHAGKTALFWGDREYSYADLWRQSLLVSGRLQNDGVKPGDRVGLWLKNCPEFVSALFGILQAGAVAVPINNFLKPDEVKFIIQDAGIGVLITDSELGAHFRAVASERPGLKLFRVEEFNETAGNGADWPPEIQPAQPSASDLALLIYTSGTTGRPKGAMLSHGNLLHNVESCRIVLQTVELDRFAVLLPLFHSYMLTVGLFLPLLVGGSIVLIKSLHPVRNVLQEIIQRQASILPAIPQFYRSMVNVSLPVPLPVRLCVSGAAPLPVVVLKEFEAKFKIPLIEGYGLSEASPVVTKNPLNGARKPGSIGLPVANVEVSIQDDAGNQLGAGEIGEVCVRGGNVMLGYWNQPQQTAKVMRERWLLTGDIGYRDEEGYYFITDRKKDMLLVNGINVYPREIEEVLYEFPGVKEAAVIGKPDLRRGEQPVAFISSIDGAVLEEKAVQQFLRKKLADYKVPRKVVLLPALPRNASGKILKTRLREMPLLD, via the coding sequence ATGAATCTGGCTGCCGCTTTCGCGAATGCTGTCCAAAAGCACGCAGGCAAAACCGCTCTGTTTTGGGGCGACCGCGAATATTCTTATGCCGACCTGTGGCGCCAGAGCCTGCTGGTCTCGGGCCGTCTTCAGAACGACGGAGTGAAACCCGGCGACCGCGTTGGCCTCTGGCTTAAGAATTGTCCGGAATTTGTTTCCGCTCTCTTTGGGATTCTACAGGCCGGGGCGGTGGCCGTTCCGATCAATAATTTCCTCAAACCCGACGAGGTTAAGTTCATTATTCAGGACGCCGGAATCGGTGTTCTGATTACTGACTCGGAACTTGGGGCGCATTTTCGGGCAGTCGCATCCGAGCGGCCAGGATTGAAGCTGTTTAGAGTTGAGGAATTCAATGAAACCGCTGGCAACGGCGCTGATTGGCCGCCAGAAATTCAACCGGCGCAGCCCTCGGCTTCGGACCTGGCCCTGCTCATTTACACTTCCGGAACTACTGGCCGCCCCAAGGGCGCGATGCTCTCCCATGGCAATCTGCTCCACAACGTCGAAAGCTGCCGAATCGTTCTTCAAACTGTCGAGTTGGACCGCTTCGCCGTGTTGCTGCCGCTCTTCCACAGCTACATGCTGACGGTTGGATTATTCTTGCCGCTGCTGGTGGGCGGCTCGATTGTCCTGATAAAGTCGCTGCACCCTGTGCGCAACGTGCTGCAAGAAATCATTCAACGCCAGGCTTCAATCCTCCCGGCCATTCCCCAGTTTTACCGCAGCATGGTCAATGTCTCGTTGCCCGTGCCGCTACCCGTCCGCCTATGCGTCAGCGGCGCCGCGCCTCTGCCTGTGGTCGTGCTGAAGGAATTTGAGGCGAAGTTTAAGATTCCTCTCATCGAAGGATATGGTCTGAGCGAGGCAAGCCCGGTTGTAACAAAGAATCCGCTCAATGGTGCGCGCAAGCCCGGCTCGATCGGGCTGCCTGTCGCCAATGTCGAGGTGAGCATCCAGGATGACGCCGGCAACCAATTGGGCGCGGGGGAGATTGGCGAGGTCTGTGTGCGGGGGGGCAATGTGATGCTGGGCTACTGGAATCAGCCGCAGCAAACCGCCAAGGTCATGCGCGAGAGATGGCTGCTCACCGGCGACATCGGCTACCGGGACGAGGAGGGTTACTATTTTATCACCGACCGCAAGAAGGACATGCTACTGGTCAATGGCATCAACGTGTATCCGCGCGAGATCGAAGAGGTCCTTTATGAATTCCCGGGAGTCAAGGAGGCGGCCGTCATCGGCAAACCGGATTTGCGGCGGGGCGAACAACCGGTGGCGTTTATTTCCTCAATCGACGGGGCGGTGCTCGAGGAAAAGGCGGTCCAACAGTTCCTGCGCAAAAAACTGGCGGATTACAAGGTCCCTCGAAAAGTGGTCCTTCTGCCCGCCCTGCCACGCAATGCCTCCGGCAAGATACTTAAAACGCGGCTGAGAGAAATGCCGCTGCTCGATTGA